A genomic window from Xenorhabdus cabanillasii includes:
- a CDS encoding HHA domain-containing protein — protein sequence MTKTDYLMRLRKCTSIETLERVIEKNKYELSDDELELFYSAADHRLAELTMNKLYDKIPSSVWKFVR from the coding sequence ATGACTAAAACTGACTATCTGATGCGTTTGAGAAAATGCACTTCTATTGAAACACTGGAACGTGTAATTGAGAAAAATAAATATGAGCTTTCGGACGATGAACTAGAATTGTTCTATTCCGCCGCTGATCACCGCTTGGCTGAACTAACCATGAATAAACTCTATGATAAAATCCCGTCTTCTGTTTGGAAGTTCGTCCGCTAA
- the tomB gene encoding Hha toxicity modulator TomB — protein MDEYSPRRHDIAELKYLCENLIHEAFSVLNLTDNHWINDLTSEKSLRLNELIEHITAFFWSFKIKYTDNYNLSTLIDKYLDETYNLFGNDKISFVELTKWQSTNKHLTNILLHDLNASLSKI, from the coding sequence ATGGATGAATATTCACCAAGAAGACATGATATTGCTGAATTAAAGTACTTATGTGAAAATTTAATTCACGAAGCATTTTCAGTGTTGAATCTCACTGATAATCATTGGATAAACGATCTGACTTCTGAAAAAAGCTTAAGATTAAACGAATTGATCGAACACATTACGGCGTTTTTTTGGAGTTTTAAAATTAAATATACTGATAACTACAACCTCAGTACCTTAATTGATAAATATCTGGATGAAACATATAATTTGTTTGGAAATGATAAGATAAGCTTTGTTGAACTGACAAAGTGGCAAAGCACAAATAAACACTTAACTAACATTCTGTTACATGATTTAAACGCTTCTTTAAGCAAAATCTGA